aaggaaatgcAATAAACAATCAGAGAAAAAGATCGTTCAAAACAGTAAAAGGTCCAGTCCCTTCATTTTCCCTCCACAAAAGCAAAGCTTACCCTAAGAACCTTGTCACATCAATAAATTCTGATGAATTAGtagtctctttctttttataacaGAGAGAAAAGCAAGAGTATTTATATGCATGTACCTGGGACGAGGGTTTCCCTTTACCATTTTCTGCCCATACTTTCGCCACCTGTAACCATCAGCAGATATCCCCACATCACCTGCTGCATGCACAACAATCTTAGCTTTCTTTCCAGGTTTCGGTTGAGGATCTGAGTGGCACAACTTGTTCTTCTTACCACTGTATGTcagagaagaggagaaaaatgatTAAGACACCACCTAAACAACAATGCTTCCTTGGGTGACTGATAGATGAAAATTATTCTGAGAGAACATGGCAGGAATTACAGCTTCCTTCAACTTGCCTTTGTCTATGCTCTATTTCATTGACATGTTCGTTCTTTATGGTGGTTTCCCCTTTTCCACCAAAGCCAACTGAATTTTGATGCTCACTTTTGGCTTTAGCAGGGATTTCTTGGGCTGGCTCCTTGGAAGAAGAGGATGGAACTGAATCATCAAGCACTCTGGCCGAATGGTTATTAGAAAGATGCTTGGCAACAGGCCCAACAGATTTTTCGAATTTACCCTCCAACATGCCATTGGCCTTCTTTGGTGGATCATGGTTATGTTGACTTCTGTAAACAGTCTCTAACATATGGCCTAGCTCATCACAAATCTCGATCTTTTTTGCAGAACATTCTGTGTTTGTGCACCTGAAATAACTTCTTGAACCTTTGGGACTTTTGACTTGCTTTTGACCATATTTTCTCCAGCTGTAACCATCAATGTTAGAAGTCCTTAAAGCTCTAGGGGCATTCCTTGTGTAAGAACTTCTTATGTCTGGATCTGGCATGCAGGAACCCGTAGTCTTCATCTCAGAACCTTGTTCCACTGGAGTTGGACTTGGAATTGACGAAATAGATTGAGTAACAGAAGTTGGTGATAATTCTGATGTCGCCATTGCACATGGTGATAAACGCAGCTGGATCTGTGTCTGTGTCTGAATTGTCTCCCCTGCTCCAACTGCTAGACCTTCCTGGTGGGACTGTTGAACTTGCTCCTGAAGTCCAAAAATTGTTATCACATCAAAGATTTGCAAGCATTGATGAATAAACGAAGACCTGTTAACACAATCTACTAACAAAGACATGACGCCGGTGACAGCAAGAGAAATACATGTTTCAAGAAACTATCTAGTTTATGATTCATTGAAATGTACTTATATCTAAGCTCACGATTTCACGATTGAGATGGTTGTGGATGATGTCTTTTACAAATCGCGGTCCAAAACTTTGCCACGAATTTCAAGGTAGTCTCTTGACTGTAAATTTTGATATTCTCACCCCTAAGCTTTCGAGCATAACACAATTTTCAACATTCGCATTCTACACCATATTACATAGTAGCTAGAATCTCACCAGGATACATCTGGGAAAATGCGGACGAATAATACAAGCGTCACTTTGTCCTTCCATATAAAATTTCTGCCAAAACTAAGtaattatagaaaaatttcacaaaacttTGATTGATGTTAGATGTCACATTTCTATGTCTGTTAAGGTTTTACTTATCCATAATCAAACAAAAGTCAAACCTCCAAGGCTCGAAGTGACAGTTAAGCaactcaaaaagagaaaaagcaaaaagtccCTTGCACACCCAAGTTGTCTGTTTGGTCAGTGTTTAAGACAGACTAACAAAGCAACAAAATGCCAATCTTGAATATccaccaaaatatatatatttataatatttcaAGTTATAGAAAGTCATACAAAAATTATGGTGATTTGAAATGTtaatttttacatatttttgaatatttaaagTGTTCTGCACTCAATAACATTGATTTCATTCTCAAGCTAAATAATAGGTCAGCTACGAAAATTCAAATGACAAATTAAACACCCTCTACGTAGTTGCCTAAAATGTCAGCATGTAAAAGTCTGAAAGCATGATCATACATTTCTGAGATTGAGGGGCTAAATGGTAATTATTGATCTGGTTCAGGTCATCAGGGACTAAAGATATAGATGACCTGCAAAATGTTACATCACGCAAGGTTTTAAGTCTGGGCCAGAAAATCATATTGTTCCAACTTACAGTCATGTTCAAACATACATTTTCCTGAAAAGGGAGAAAAGGTAAACTGCAAATGCTTTACACATTTTTGAAAGCCATCTTATGAGCAAAATTATCTTAAAATGGTTGAAAAGAGTTTTGACTATATTCAAGATCAACATTCTGGTGAGATATGGCAAGTGAATCATGGAGAAAGCAAATGTCCTGAGGACATAGAAAGTATTGTTTCTTTCGCAATTAATTTCATATCTCCTTTATAACAACACTATGCTTTAATCCAAGTCAGTCCCACtagatcttgaaaattcaagatcGATTAATTTTCAGGAGGTGTGCACCAGCGCACTGGGTGCACTGCTAAATTTTCCTTCCTATCTTTCTTTTAGCATGGAAATTTCATTAATGGGACAAACCTGATGTGCTACGCACATAGAAAAATTTAGTTATATGAAATCTATTTAACATCTCTGAAAACCATCATCGAAGGAAGGACCCCTCTCGTAGGCTGAATATATAGGGTGCAACGGGAAAGCACCTCATCTACAAGGAGCTGAAGAATTCCTTTCTTAAGCAAATGCGTGATTAACAAGTCTCTCGATACATATTATCAATTTGCCTAGTGGCTGACCAGGTGGTGTGGTACTGGCATTCCACTATTGAGCTAATACCTTTAATGATTTCTATTCTTTAATCATCTGGTCTTGATTTCTTCCTCAATCCTCATGCTCATCCTACACTCAAAATGGTATCGCAAAGGGCATCCTGAAAATAGTCCACACAAAACAAACACAGGATTGTAAACGTGCTAAACTTTCTGATCAGACCCAAATCCATAAACAATTCTTGATTCCAAAAATCAAAGTTCTGATTTTTGAGGATAACAGGGGTTCTATGTTCGTTTTAACAACTGTTCCTAAGGCTGATCACTTGAGATAAGCCAACGAGTCATCCGAACCCCAATTCGCAAGAATTGACTATCAATTGGTAGCCCATTGAGAAGCCCACTGACAAGTCTAAGACAGTAAACCAGCTAAGACAGCTTCATGTATAAGCGACTAGGAGGAGTACTAAGTCAAAACAATCGAGAATCGAAACAATGAAAAGCAACAGGAATCTTCCGTTCTATGGTCTTCACAACACTATCAGTCAAGTATTAGAGCGAATTCCATCATCATCCGTATGGAGAAGTGGAATTAAGTAGAATAGAGAGTGAGAGTGAGCAGCTCGCTTATGCAAACAAATTTACAAGGACCCAAATTTAAGCTTCACTCCAACAAAAACAGTAATCAAATGGAACAGAGCAACCGATGTTAAAAAGCGTAAGGCACCTTAATCACCTTGGATTCTTCCGCCGCCGCGGAACTCGCCTTCGAACCTGCCAATTCAACCCACCACCGCCTCAAtcaccaggaaaaaaaaaataaaaacagaacaAAGCTTTGCCCGACCCaattcttccccttttttcccAAATCAAGACAGCTTCGGAACTCACCTTCGCCCCGATCGCAATCGGACGCCGCCGCGCCTAGGGTTTCCGACGGCGGGCCTCCCCGCGCCCGatcccgcgccgccgccgcctccccctcctcccgCCGAGCTCGGGAGCTCGCCGGGACGGCCGCCCCCGCCTCGAGAGCTCCGGAGCTGGCTCCGCTCGCGCCCGCCATGACCGGCTCCCgccgaccaccaccaccaccaccggcgGCGCACCAGCAACAACCGCAGCACTGAACGCGCctcgaggagagagaaacagagagacagGGAGAGAGCAAAACCTCAAAACCTCGTACGGATTCAGGAGATTCCCGGCGGTCCGAAGGTGAGGTGCAGGACGCGCTTCGGCCTCGATTCGGTTCGAATTCGCgattgatgagagagagagagagagagagagagagaatcgttcttcttcttcttcgtggcgaacgaaggaagagagagagagagaaaaaggggaggGGACAGG
This genomic stretch from Eucalyptus grandis isolate ANBG69807.140 chromosome 3, ASM1654582v1, whole genome shotgun sequence harbors:
- the LOC104437527 gene encoding probable WRKY transcription factor 32 isoform X2; this translates as MAGASGASSGALEAGAAVPASSRARREEGEAAAARDRARGGPPSETLGAAASDCDRGEGSKASSAAAEESKEQVQQSHQEGLAVGAGETIQTQTQIQLRLSPCAMATSELSPTSVTQSISSIPSPTPVEQGSEMKTTGSCMPDPDIRSSYTRNAPRALRTSNIDGYSWRKYGQKQVKSPKGSRSYFRCTNTECSAKKIEICDELGHMLETVYRSQHNHDPPKKANGMLEGKFEKSVGPVAKHLSNNHSARVLDDSVPSSSSKEPAQEIPAKAKSEHQNSVGFGGKGETTIKNEHVNEIEHRQSGKKNKLCHSDPQPKPGKKAKIVVHAAGDVGISADGYRWRKYGQKMVKGNPRPRNYYRCTSAGCPVRKQIETAVDNANAVLITYKGVHDHDMPVPKKRHGPPSAPLVAAAAPASMSSAPHKKVDAAQNGKASTKLSVDAGGELTGEAMELGGEKAMESARTLLSIGIEIKPC
- the LOC104437527 gene encoding probable WRKY transcription factor 32 isoform X1, which translates into the protein MAGASGASSGALEAGAAVPASSRARREEGEAAAARDRARGGPPSETLGAAASDCDRGEGSKASSAAAEESKVIKEQVQQSHQEGLAVGAGETIQTQTQIQLRLSPCAMATSELSPTSVTQSISSIPSPTPVEQGSEMKTTGSCMPDPDIRSSYTRNAPRALRTSNIDGYSWRKYGQKQVKSPKGSRSYFRCTNTECSAKKIEICDELGHMLETVYRSQHNHDPPKKANGMLEGKFEKSVGPVAKHLSNNHSARVLDDSVPSSSSKEPAQEIPAKAKSEHQNSVGFGGKGETTIKNEHVNEIEHRQSGKKNKLCHSDPQPKPGKKAKIVVHAAGDVGISADGYRWRKYGQKMVKGNPRPRNYYRCTSAGCPVRKQIETAVDNANAVLITYKGVHDHDMPVPKKRHGPPSAPLVAAAAPASMSSAPHKKVDAAQNGKASTKLSVDAGGELTGEAMELGGEKAMESARTLLSIGIEIKPC